From Homalodisca vitripennis isolate AUS2020 chromosome 1, UT_GWSS_2.1, whole genome shotgun sequence, the proteins below share one genomic window:
- the LOC124371604 gene encoding serine protease snake-like isoform X1: MSSPLPTTLILKKMGPARWARLGEQRTGPERPFVRYEIVEKISHPNFKLPSVYNDIALYKLDRDVQFSPFIRPICLQPDHQSSNISAIATSWDINYDGELLDSLHEFHMDIKQCNETLPLSTSMKFRLKDGDMEDFIVCASRRYCARPSIVPGSPLQLKLKNPYCMYSQVGVASIASFGKGCVGEDDLVVYTRISHFLPWIQSIVWP, translated from the exons ATGTCCTCACCTTTGCCCACAACtctgattttaaaaaaaat GGGTCCGGCAAGATGGGCACGCCTGGGAGAGCAAAGGACGGGCCCTGAGAGACCATTCGTCCGTTACGAGATCGTAGAAAAGATAAGTCATCCCAACTTCAAACTGCCCAGTGTCTACAACGACATTGCCCTCTACAAACTTGATAGAGATGTGCAGTTCTCCCCCTTCATACGACCCATATGTCTCCAGCCGGACCATCAGTCCTCCAACATTAGTGCCATCGCTACTAGCTGGGATAtaaattatg ACGGAGAATTACTAGATTCTCTGCATGAATTTCATATGGATATAAAACAATGCAATGAGACTCTTCCTCTATCAACAAGCATGAAATTTCGGCTTAAGGATGGAGATATGGAGGATTTTATAGTCTGTGCTTCAAGAAGGTATTGTGCG AGACCAAGTATTGTACCCGGTTCGCCTCTgcagttaaaacttaaaaatcccTACTGCATGTACAGTCAAGTTGGCGTCGCTTCCATCGCTTCCTTCGGCAAGGGTTGTGTTGGAGAGGACGATCTAGTGGTCTACACTCGCATCTCGCATTTCCTGCCTTGGATACAGAGTATAGTCTGGCCATAG